One segment of Brassica napus cultivar Da-Ae chromosome C3, Da-Ae, whole genome shotgun sequence DNA contains the following:
- the LOC106438201 gene encoding outer envelope pore protein 37, chloroplastic has translation MADPSPQSATPTPALQSPTSEPPPPPPPCSVFPFPKGLNRPKLRVTSEFDSDTLLFFNKVSCKIFDNLAKLKLSFQNNTQREVSQPQVSFTSKYVSVLYDVEEKNAFVKSTVDVSPRLQLRALHNVKAQQGEVAMEANLAEPGYSLELSSPVPIGYPRATLKFPLGEVSVQEKEVEEEEKSKRIVSVNGVLKRQAMNGVCSALYTDEELRLRYAYKDEALSFIPTISLPSNAASFAFKRRFSPSDKLSYWYNFDSNMWSAVYKRTYGKDYKFKAGYDSDVRLGWASLWVGDEDGKVKTTPMKMKVQFMLQVPQDDIKTSVLMFRVKKRWDL, from the exons ATGGCGGATCCATCTCCTCAAAGCGCCACTCCTACTCCTGCGCTTCAATCACCAACCTctgaaccaccaccaccacctcctccttgCTCCGTCTTTCCTTTTCCCAAGGGCCTGAACAGGCCGAAACTCCGCGTCACATCTGAATTCGACAGTGACACTCTCCTCTTCTTCAACAAAGTCTCTTGTAAGATCTTTGACAACCTCGCCAAGCTCAAGCTATCGTTTCAGAACAACACTCAGCGAGAGGTTTCTCAGCCTCAGGTGTCTTTCACTTCCAAGTACGTCTCTGTTCTCTATGATGTCGAGGAGAAGAATGCTTTTGTTAAGAGTACCGTTGATGTTTCCCCGCGCCTTCAGCTCAGAGCTCTTCATAATGTCAAG GCGCAACAAGGAGAGGTTGCTATGGAGGCAAATCTAGCTGAACCTGGCTATTCTCTCGAGCTTTCATCACCTGTTCCTATTGGCTAT CCAAGAGCGACTCTTAAGTTTCCACTTGGCGAAGTTTCAGTACAAGAGAAAgaagtggaggaggaggagaagagcaAGAGGATAGTATCTGTTAACGGAGTCCTCAAACGTCAAGCTATGAATGGTGTTTGTTCTGCTCTATACACTGATGAAGAGTTGAGGCTAAGATATGCTTATAAG GACGAAGCATTGTCTTTCATTCCAACCATCTCCCTTCCTTCAAATGCTGCTTCATTTGCATTCAAGCGCCGGTTTAGCCCTTCAGATAAGTTGAG CTACTGGTACAACTTTGATTCAAACATGTGGAGTGCAGTGTACAAACGCACATATGGTAAAGACTACAAATTCAAAGCTGGCTATGATTCTGATGTACGACTTGGCTGGGCATCTCTATGG GTAGGGGATGAAGATGGAAAAGTGAAAACGACGCCAATGAAGATGAAAGTGCAGTTCATGCTCCAAGTTCCACAAGATGACATCAAAACCTCAGTCTTGATGTTCCGAGTCAAGAAAAGATGGGACCTTTGA
- the LOC125584331 gene encoding arogenate dehydrogenase 1, chloroplastic-like: MIISHSQHLLSLFPTTLRLTKPSPSLSFPSLSSSSISMSSSFSLPTAISPLSLPDPDPPNSTPPPPLRIAVVGFGNYGQFLAETLASQGHTLLAHSRSDHSAAATRLGVSFFTTDLHDLCERHPDVVLLCTSILSTESVLKTLPFQRLRRNTLFVDVLSVKDFAKTLLLQYVPDDFDILCTHPMFGPQSASSNHGSWRGLRFVYDKVRIGGGDRSRVSRCDKFLAVFERRGCEMVEMSCADHDLYAAGSQFITHTVGRVLETLKLQSTPINTKGYEALLGLAENTRGDSFDLYYGLFVYNNNSLEMLERMDLAFESLRKELFGRLHGVVRKQLFEGETHKSHIQNDDASLDMTRSKDVAAFKYEYNIADDSSRLLKIGIVGFGNFGQFLAKTMVKQGHTVLAYSRTDYTDAAAELGVSYYSDLDDLFEEHPQVILLCTSILSTEKVLKSLPFQRLKRSTLFVDVLSVKEFPRNAFLQTLPQDFDILCTHPMFGPESGKNGWNGLSFVFDKVRIGMDDRRTSRCDSFLDIFAREGCSMVEMSCAEHDWHAAGSQFITHTVGRVLEKLGLESTPVDTKGYETLLKLVENTAGDSFDLYYGLFLYNPNAMEQLERFGFAFESLKKQLFGRLHGLLHKQLFGNDKETQITLETTGLSTFR, translated from the coding sequence ATGATAATATCTCATTCGCAGcatctcctctctctcttcccAACAACACTCCGCCTCACCAAACCTTCTCCTTCCCTCTcctttccttctctctcttcctcctctaTCTCCATGTCCTCTTCCTTCTCTCTCCCCACCGCCATTTCCCCACTCTCCCTCCCCGATCCCGATCCACCCAACTCAACCCCCCCTCCTCCTCTCCGAATCGCCGTCGTCGGATTCGGCAACTACGGCCAGTTCCTCGCCgaaaccctagcctcccaaggCCACACTCTCCTCGCCCACTCCCGATCCGATCACTCCGCCGCAGCCACCCGCCTCGGCGTCTCCTTCTTCACCACGGATCTCCACGACCTCTGCGAACGCCACCCCGACGTCGTCCTACTCTGCACCTCCATCCTCTCCACCGAGAGCGTCCTCAAAACGCTGCCGTTTCAGCGACTCCGCCGCAACACGCTCTTCGTCGACGTCCTCTCCGTGAAAGACTTCGCAAAGACTCTCCTCCTCCAATACGTACCCGACGACTTCGACATCCTCTGCACCCACCCGATGTTCGGCCCACAGAGCGCGAGTTCGAATCACGGATCGTGGCGAGGTCTACGCTTCGTGTACGATAAGGTCAGGATCGGGGGAGGAGATCGATCGAGAGTCTCGAGGTGCGACAAGTTTCTCGCCGTGTTCGAGAGACGGGGATGCGAGATGGTGGAGATGAGCTGCGCCGATCACGATCTCTACGCGGCGGGATCGCAGTTCATAACGCATACGGTGGGTAGGGTTTTGGAGACGCTGAAGCTGCAGTCGACGCCGATCAACACGAAAGGGTACGAGGCGTTGCTTGGCTTGGCTGAGAATACACGTGGCGATAGTTTCGATTTGTATTACGGGTTGTTTGTTTATAATAACAACTCGCTTGAGATGTTGGAGAGGATGGATTTGGCTTTCGAGTCCTTGCGTAAAGAGCTTTTCGGTCGCCTTCACGGTGTCGTGAGGAAGCAGTTGTTTGAAGGTGAGACGCATAAATCTCACATCCAAAATGATGATGCTTCTTTGGATATGACCAGGTCAAAAGACGTTGCTGCTTTCAAGTATGAATATAATATTGCTGATGACAGTTCGAGGCTTCTTAAGATTGGTATTGTCGGGTTTGGCAACTTCGGACAGTTTCTAGCGAAAACAATGGTCAAGCAGGGCCACACGGTGTTAGCGTATTCGAGAACAGACTACACTGACGCAGCTGCGGAGCTTGGTGTCTCGTATTATTCAGATCTTGATGATCTGTTTGAAGAGCATCCCCAAGTTATTCTTCTATGTACGTCGATCCTTTCGACTGAGAAAGTTCTCAAGTCGCTCCCGTTTCAGAGACTGAAGAGGAGCACGCTCTTTGTGGACGTGCTTTCTGTAAAAGAGTTCCCGAGGAATGCCTTCCTTCAAACTCTCCCGCAAGATTTCGATATTTTGTGCACGCATCCCATGTTTGGTCCGGAGAGTGGTAAAAATGGATGGAACGGTCTTTCCTTTGTGTTTGATAAGGTTAGGATCGGGATGGACGATAGAAGAACATCTAGGTGCGATAGTTTTCTCGATATTTTTGCACGTGAAGGATGTTCTATGGTCGAGATGTCGTGTGCTGAACATGATTGGCACGCGGCTGGATCGCAGTTTATCACGCACACGGTGGGAAGGGTTCTGGAGAAGCTGGGCTTGGAGTCTACTCCTGTCGATACCAAGGGTTATGAGACATTGTTGAAACTGGTGGAGAATACTGCTGGTGACAGCTTTGATCTTTACTATGGACTGTTTTTATACAATCCTAATGCAATGGAGCAGCTTGAGAGGTTCGGTTTTGCTTTCGAATCATTGAAGAAACAGCTGTTTGGACGACTACATGGTCTTCTGCATAAGCAGCTGTTTGGAAATGATAAAGAGACTCAAATCACGTTGGAGACAACTGGTTTGTCGACATTCAGATGA
- the LOC125584332 gene encoding uncharacterized protein LOC125584332, producing the protein MSSCLSLRLLLPLTPPLISPSPDFQAPPLLRSKNPNFNRRSSSSTTSCSSQWQLFPGRRQRFRSFSMSIPMCFPKGHDNPDIWRNEDDHATCGLESDEDSGLRIPTQAQAIVEGSGSVAVSELKPAADVDYIQELLAIQQQGPRSIGFFGTRNMGFMHQELIEILSYAMVITKNHIYTSGASGTNAAVIRGALRAEMPELLTVILPQSLKKQPPESQELLSKVQNVVEKPHNDHLPLLEASRLCNMDIISQVQQIICFAFHDSKLLMETCQEAKNLRKIVTLFYLD; encoded by the exons ATGAGTTCGTGTTTATCTCTGAGGCTCCTTCTGCCTCTTACACCTCCCTTGATTTCTCCTTCTCCGGATTTTCAAGCTCCGCCGCTGCTCAGATCGAAAAACCCCAACTTTAATCGACGATCCTCTTCTTCTACGACCTCTTGTTCTTCCCAGTGGCAGCTTTTCCCTGGGAGAAGACAGCGATTCAGATCCTTCTCTATGTCTATTCCCATG TGCTTTCCTAAAGGCCATGACAACCCAGATATTTGGAGAAATGAAGATGATCATGCTACATGTGGGCTTGAGTCAGATGAAGATTCCGGCCTCCGGATTCCAACACAGGCTCAGGCTATCGTTGAAGGATCTGGTTCAGTTGCAGTCTCAGAGCTAAAACCTGCCGCTGATGTAGATTACATACAA GAGCTATTGGCGATACAGCAACAAGGCCCTAGATCAATTGGCTTCTTTGGGACAAGGAACATGGGTTTCATGCATCAAGAACTGATTGAGATACTTAGCTACGCCATGGTCATTACA AAAAATCACATATATACTTCAGGTGCATCTGGAACTAATGCAGCTGTTATCAGAGGTGCATTGCGAGCAGAGATGCCAGAGCTTCTTACAGTCATTTTGCCTCAAAGTTTGAAAAAACAACCTCCTGAGAGCCAAGAACTCTTGTCTAAA GTACAAAATGTTGTAGAAAAGCCACATAATGATCATTTGCCATTACTAGAAGCCAGCAG GCTGTGTAATATGGACATCATATCACAAGTACAACAAATAATCTGCTTTGCGTTTCATGACAGTAAGCTTCTCATGGAGACATGTCAAGAAGCTAAAAATCTTCGCAAGATCGTCACTCTCTTCTACCTCGATTGA
- the LOC125584333 gene encoding late embryogenesis abundant protein At1g64065-like, giving the protein MSGYAKTTYGGKSKFVDEACAVHPPKQSDIIGKVIIFTLVGLCILLCLFISIGFYVLAKPLKTSVTSVALRNLRYNDTSSSWPYFNATLAMKIRIENPNFGFFEFPTSKGDIMYNGRLVGEIKINGQRVGSYSAIRTAVRTEVSYRENKASSVWLRNDIKRGLIILKIEAKLRGEVHLVALNKRSVNLKCLMYLNLKDEVIQRLWCK; this is encoded by the coding sequence ATGTCAGGCTATGCCAAGACAACATATGGAGGAAAGAGCAAATTTGTTGATGAAGCTTGTGCAGTTCACCCACCGAAACAGAGTGATATCATCGGTAAAGTCATCATCTTTACCCTTGTAGGGCTTTGCATTCTGCTCTGCCTCTTCATCAGCATCGGTTTCTATGTCCTAGCCAAGCCACTTAAAACAAGcgtgacgtccgtggctttaaGAAACCTCAGGTACAACGATACATCGTCATCATGGCCTTATTTCAACGCGACACTAGCTATGAAGATCAGAATAGAGAATCCAAATTTcggcttctttgagtttccaaCTAGTAAAGGAGATATCATGTACAATGGTCGACTTGTTGGTGAAATAAAGATTAATGGACAGCGAGTGGGTTCATACAGTGCCATCAGGACAGCGGTTAGGACAGAAGTGAGTTACAGAGAGAATAAGGCATCATCTGTTTGGTTGAGGAATGATATAAAGAGAGGGTTGATTATCCTCAAGATTGAAGCTAAACTGAGAGGTGAAGTACACTTGGTGGCTTTGAACAAGAGAAGTGTGAatttgaagtgtttgatgtatCTTAATCTGAAAGATGAAGTGATTCAACGTTTGTGGTGTAAATGA